Below is a window of Actinomycetota bacterium DNA.
GTCTCCGGAGGCCCGCCGGCGTTGGTGTTCGCCCCGGGACCCAATTACAGCGACCACTCGTCGGTTTCCACAGCCTCCTTGATCACGCGATTTCGCTCCTCCAGCAGCAGCCGCATGTACTTCGTTAGCAGGAGGCGGTTGACCAGCCAGCCAAGAGGGCCGAAAGGCGAGGTGAAGTCAAAGACGTCACGCATGACGGTGCTTCCGCCGGCTGGTCCGGACGGTTCGAACGAGTGGTCGTGATCAAGCCGGCGAAAAGAGCCGGTGACCATTGAGTCGCGGAAGTGGGCCGGCGGGCTGAACTGAGTGATCTCGCTCGTCAGTTTGTGCCAAAGTCCGAAATGACGGGCTCGCCAGGTAACAGAATCACCGAGGCCCATGAGTCCGTTTCGAACCCCTGCGATGACCGTCTCTTTGGAAGCGGCGGTCGAGGCCATGTGGAGGTCGACGCTGCGAGCGAGGTCAAACACGCGTTCTCTCGGAGCATCGATATAGGTGACTAGTTCAATTCTCGGCATTAGACCCCGGTCCGCGGCCGCGTGGAAGCGCTGTATCGCTCACGATCGCTCCGGTGGCGCTTCAGTCGCCCAAGTCGTTCGGCTCTACGTGGAAACGCAGGCGCAGCTTGTCGTAGAAGTGCGATTGGTAGGCCGTCAGCAACTGCAGCGGGCGCTCGTGGGCCCGCACCGTGACGACGGACCCCGGGTCCAGGATCGCCACCGGCTGGCCGTCGGCCGACAAAGCCACCGTGTCGTCTGGGGTCTCCAGCGTCACCAGGTGCTTGGGGCTGACGACGATTGAACGCCACAGCGGGGAGTGGGCGGATACCGACGTCAGCAGCATCGCCTGCACCTCGGGCTCCACCACCGGGCCGCCAGCCGAAAGCGAGTAGGCGGTCGAGCCGGTCGGGGTCGAGACGATGAAGCCATCGGCCACGTAGCGGGCTACGGTTTCGTCGCCTACCCGGACCAGGATCTTGACTACCCGGGACACGGTCCCCCGCTCCACGACGATCTCGTTCAGCGCCATCACCCGGCAGACCTCCTCGCCGTTCTGGAACGCCGTGGCCTCCAGCATCATCCGCTCCTCTACCCGGTAGATGTCGGTGATCATGCTCTTGACCATCTGCTCGATGTCCCCGGCGTCGATGGTCGACAGAAAGCCCAGGTTGCCGAGGTTCGCCCCCAGGACCGGCACGTCCAGGTGCCAGGCGATCTGGGCGGCTCGAAGCAGCGTTCCGTCGCCGCCGAGCGCCAGGACGGCGTCCAGGGCGTCCTCCTCGTCGACCGGGACGATGTTGAGGCCGCGGGAGTCGCCGTGCTCCCGGATGGCGGCCGCCACCTCCTTGGCTTTGGGGTTGGTCGGGTGCAGCACCAGGCCGATGGTTTTCATCCGGCGGCCTCCACTGCGGTCTCGATCGCCTCCTGGTGCATCGCTGCGCCGGGGCGGGCCAGCAGGAAGAACTCCTGGTTACCGGTGGCGCCCTTCAGCCGGGACGGGGCGACGGCCACGGTACCCAGACCGTTGTCGTTAAGCGCCTCGGCGGCCGAGCGGATGGCGCCCACCCACACCTGGGGGTCGGAGACGATGCCCCCCGGGCCGACGTCCTCCCGGCGACCCTCGAACTGGGGTTTGACCAGCAGGACGCAGGCGCCGGCAGTCCCGGCCAGATCGGCAATAGTGCGAGCCAGCGAGCGCAGCGAGACAAAGCTGAGGTCCCCGACCACCAGGTCGAACGGACCCGACTCGGGCACCTGCCGGATGTTCGTCCGCTCGAAAAGGGTCACACGGGGGTCGGTCCGGAGGGCCCAGTCGAACTGGCCGTAGCCGACGTCGACCGCCACCACCGAGGCCGCACCCCTCTGGAGCAGGCAGTCGGTGAAGCCGCCCGAGCCTGCGCCGGCGTCCAGGCACCGCATACCGGTCACGTCGAGTCGAAAGTCGTCCAGGGCGCCGCACAGCTTGTCTCCTCCTCGCGAGACGAACCGGCGGCCGGATTCAAGTGTGATCCGGCTGGTGTCCGACACCATGGTGCCCGCTTTCAGGCCGGGGGCGCCGTCGATGGTCACGGTCCGGGAGTCGATGGCCTGCCGGGCTGCCTCGACGTCTTCCACCAGCCCCCGGGCCACCAACTCAGTATCCAGCCGGCGACGGGTCAAGGCTCATCAGGGGGTTGAGTCGTCGGGAGAGGAGGTTTCCTCCAGGGCGGCCTCGAGGTCGTCGATCAGTCCGTCCAAAAAGTCGGCGCGCCCCTCCAGGGGAATCTGGGCTATCTCCGCCAGGCGAGTGCTTGCTTCGGCTTCGTCCACAACGCCCGATATTAGCCCAGGATCGGGCCAGAAAGGTGCTTAGCGGGCGGCGTTGAGCAGAGGGAAGGGGTTGACCGCCCTTCCGCCGCCCTTGTGCCACTCGAAGTGGACGTGGCAGGGGCCGCCCCGGGCGTTCCCGGTGTTGCCGTTGATCCCGATCTTCTGGCCCACGCTGACCCGGCTGCCGTTGGTGATGCCGGGGGCGTAGCCCTTGAGGTGCGAGTAGAAGAAAACATCGCCGTTGCCCGCCCGGAGATACGCCATGATGCCGCCGTTGCCGCCGGCGTGGAGGTTGAAGATGGTGCCGTCGGTCACTGCGACGACCGGAGCGCCGCAGGAGGCCATCACGTCGGTCCCCTTGTGGCGCCGGCCCCCCGACCGGCGGGCTCCCCACGAGTTGCCGAACCCCTGGGGCCCTCCGATGGGCAGGGTGAACGCTGCGAAAGACCGGATCTTCGAAACCTTGGCGGCCACCCGGGCGCCGCTCAGCTTGGCGGCGAGCTCGGCCTTTTTGTCCTTTTGGGCCGCGACGAGCTTCGCCTGCCGCTCCCTGGTCGCGGCCAGGTCGGCAATCATCTCGTCGGCCCGGGACTGGGTGACCCGCAGGCCGTCGACCAGCTCGGTGTCGCCCTTGCCCAGGATCTCCATGAAGTGCAGGCGCCGGAAGAAGATGTTCGGGTCGGGAGCCATTAGGAGGTCCTGCAAGTAGGAGGAGACGCCGCCCTTCTTGTAGATCGCTCCGGCCCTCAACTGCACCTGGATCGCCTTCTCCTCGATGATCTTGTCGGCCTGCTTGAGGTCGGACTCCAGCTTGCGCCGCTTGGCCTCGGTCTCGGCGAGCTGGGTCTCCAAACGGCCGTACTCGATGGCCGCGGCGTCCAACTCCTTTTGCACCTTGCTGACGTCGGCCCCCTGCGCTGCCGGCACCGGCGTAACAAGAAGCAGCGAGCAGGCCATCACGCTCGCTATACCAAGGGCTCTTACTGAGGGAAGTTTGGCACTCATAGACGACGGCTTAGGCTTACAGCCGCCCAGCGTGTTGTCAAGCTTTCGTAAAACGCGGGCGTTCCCGCTTATCCTTCGTACATGATTTCGGCGACCGGACTCATCCCGATCCACGACGAGAACCCGACCCACCACACACCGGTCGCTACGATCACACTGATCGTCCTGAACGTTCTCGCCTTCCTCCTCTTCGAGCCCCAGTTCGGGTCCACCCGCGACTGCGCCCGGGCGGACATCGCCTGCGAGGTCGACAACTGCGAGGTCAGCCAGTTCTTCTTCAAGTGGGGGGTCGTCCCGGCCGAGGTCGTCGAAGGCGAGCAGCTTTCCGGCGAGATCTGCTCGGGCGTCGAAACCGAGCAAAAGTCGGTGATGCTGTCGCTGCTCACGTCGATGTTCCTTCACGGGGGTTTCCTGCACCTCGCCGGCAACATGCTGTTTCTCTGGGTGTTCGGCAACAACATCGAGGACCGCCTGGGGGTGGTCAAATACCTCGCGTTCTACCTGGTGACCGGGGTGGCCGCCTCGCTGGCCCACGTCTTCTTCAACGCCTCATCGCAGGTCCCGACCAT
It encodes the following:
- a CDS encoding SRPBCC family protein, with translation MPRIELVTYIDAPRERVFDLARSVDLHMASTAASKETVIAGVRNGLMGLGDSVTWRARHFGLWHKLTSEITQFSPPAHFRDSMVTGSFRRLDHDHSFEPSGPAGGSTVMRDVFDFTSPFGPLGWLVNRLLLTKYMRLLLEERNRVIKEAVETDEWSL
- a CDS encoding NAD(+)/NADH kinase; its protein translation is MKTIGLVLHPTNPKAKEVAAAIREHGDSRGLNIVPVDEEDALDAVLALGGDGTLLRAAQIAWHLDVPVLGANLGNLGFLSTIDAGDIEQMVKSMITDIYRVEERMMLEATAFQNGEEVCRVMALNEIVVERGTVSRVVKILVRVGDETVARYVADGFIVSTPTGSTAYSLSAGGPVVEPEVQAMLLTSVSAHSPLWRSIVVSPKHLVTLETPDDTVALSADGQPVAILDPGSVVTVRAHERPLQLLTAYQSHFYDKLRLRFHVEPNDLGD
- a CDS encoding TlyA family RNA methyltransferase, yielding MTRRRLDTELVARGLVEDVEAARQAIDSRTVTIDGAPGLKAGTMVSDTSRITLESGRRFVSRGGDKLCGALDDFRLDVTGMRCLDAGAGSGGFTDCLLQRGAASVVAVDVGYGQFDWALRTDPRVTLFERTNIRQVPESGPFDLVVGDLSFVSLRSLARTIADLAGTAGACVLLVKPQFEGRREDVGPGGIVSDPQVWVGAIRSAAEALNDNGLGTVAVAPSRLKGATGNQEFFLLARPGAAMHQEAIETAVEAAG
- a CDS encoding peptidoglycan DD-metalloendopeptidase family protein, which produces MACSLLLVTPVPAAQGADVSKVQKELDAAAIEYGRLETQLAETEAKRRKLESDLKQADKIIEEKAIQVQLRAGAIYKKGGVSSYLQDLLMAPDPNIFFRRLHFMEILGKGDTELVDGLRVTQSRADEMIADLAATRERQAKLVAAQKDKKAELAAKLSGARVAAKVSKIRSFAAFTLPIGGPQGFGNSWGARRSGGRRHKGTDVMASCGAPVVAVTDGTIFNLHAGGNGGIMAYLRAGNGDVFFYSHLKGYAPGITNGSRVSVGQKIGINGNTGNARGGPCHVHFEWHKGGGRAVNPFPLLNAAR
- a CDS encoding rhomboid family intramembrane serine protease, giving the protein MISATGLIPIHDENPTHHTPVATITLIVLNVLAFLLFEPQFGSTRDCARADIACEVDNCEVSQFFFKWGVVPAEVVEGEQLSGEICSGVETEQKSVMLSLLTSMFLHGGFLHLAGNMLFLWVFGNNIEDRLGVVKYLAFYLVTGVAASLAHVFFNASSQVPTIGASGAVAGVLGAYILLFPRAMIHTLVGFILFFRVRLPAVAVLGLWFVSQFFIGGGQQVGEGGVAWVAHVGGFVAGMALIHVLGGGKGRPTPAQPAYPAGPFGVI